From Xiphophorus couchianus chromosome 23, X_couchianus-1.0, whole genome shotgun sequence, one genomic window encodes:
- the gpr101 gene encoding probable G-protein coupled receptor 101, with amino-acid sequence MSSSQAPDLGSNFTDDPLEDGFTLSSQDPVWSSLADSVLRVVLISVIVCLSLFGNVVVLLVFQRKPQLLHVANRFVLNLLLADLLQTVLVMPFAIAAALPGVWPLDARLCQALVVLMHLFAFAGVNTIIVVSVDRYLAIIHPLSYPTRMTPHLGTNLIIATWVLSVLQSTPPLYGWGSIDFDRHYKVCTVVWSSSLSYSAVVFTFSFWLPVLIMLGCYWMVFRAARRQNALVHPIQTQSYSQPCQQEFQGPTSPQQLSLPQQASSPEGPYTARRHPVRVKHRRFHYHCKAARVVFVIMASYIFSMGPYSILNTISMSTRVNVPPWLSSTALVLFFLQCCLHPYIYGYMHRSVRKEFLALLYGMLCKQGRPRHSSTVEGCFTATEGHPNAHSHLPSLPARVFPMQTWEECTTSSSPTCERKSRDSRRETTSTSFSSERELPVHGQQSS; translated from the coding sequence ATGTCATCCTCCCAGGCACCTGATTTGGGCTCCAATTTCACTGATGATCCCCTGGAGGATGGCTTCACACTGTCCAGTCAGGACCCAGTCTGGTCCTCCTTGGCTGACAGTGTCTTGAGGGTGGTGCTCATATCTGTGATTGTGTGCCTCTCTTTGTTTGGGAACGTGGTCGTTCTCCTGGTTTTCCAAAGGAAGCCTCAGCTCCTTCACGTCGCCAACCGCTTTGTCCTCAACCTCCTCCTGGCGGATCTCCTCCAGACTGTCTTAGTCATGCCGTTTGCCATTGCGGCTGCCTTGCCGGGTGTGTGGCCACTGGATGCTCGGCTGTGCCAGGCTCTGGTGGTGCTCATGCACCTTTTTGCATTCGCCGGAGTCAACACCATCATTGTTGTCTCAGTGGATCGCTACCTGGCCATTATCCACCCTCTATCTTATCCGACCCGCATGACCCCTCACTTAGGCACCAACCTGATCATTGCCACCTGGGTGCTGAGCGTCTTGCAGAGCACACCCCCTCTCTACGGCTGGGGCTCCATAGATTTTGACCGTCATTACAAGGTCTGCACAGTGGTGTGGTCCTCCAGCTTGTCCTATTCTGCTGTGGTGTTCACCTTTTCCTTTTGGCTTCCAGTGCTAATCATGCTCGGATGCTACTGGATGGTGTTTAGAGCTGCTAGGAGACAGAATGCATTAGTGCATCCCATTCAGACGCAATCATACTCCCAGCCGTGCCAGCAGGAATTCCAGGGCCCCACCAGTCCGCAGCAGCTTTCTTTACCCCAGCAGGCAAGTTCACCTGAGGGCCCCTACACAGCCCGAAGACACCCTGTTCGAGTTAAACACAGACGGTTCCACTACCACTGCAAGGCAGCTCGTGTAGTGTTTGTCATCATGGCTTCATATATCTTCAGTATGGGTCCCTACAGCATTCTGAATACCATTTCGATGAGCACCAGAGTCAATGTGCCCCCGTGGTTGTCCTCCACTGCCCTTGTGCTCTTCTTCTTGCAGTGCTGCCTTCATCCGTACATTTATGGCTACATGCATCGCAGCGTGAGAAAAGAGTTCCTGGCTTTGCTTTATGGGATGCTCTGCAAGCAGGGTCGTCCACGACACAGCTCCACAGTGGAGGGCTGCTTCACCGCGACGGAGGGACACCCCAACGCTCACTCTCACCTCCCCAGTCTGCCTGCTCGAGTTTTCCCCATGCAGACTTGGGAAGAGTGCACAACGTCCTCCTCTCCTACTTGTGAGAGGAAGTCAAGAGACAGCCGCAGAGAGACCACCTCTACCAGTTTCAGCTCAGAGAGAGAGCTTCCTGTTCATGGCCAGCAAAGCTCATGA
- the tm9sf5 gene encoding transmembrane 9 superfamily protein member 5 isoform X2 has translation MKMRQPVGLVYFLVVYFSSCSAFYLPGLAPVSFCDKETEECQTQIEVFVNRLDSVESVLPYEYDMFDFCKDDQEKRPSENLGQVLFGERIESSPYKIKFKENACQKVCTKTYKAGNKDDASKLDFLKMGMQLNYQHHWIIDNMPVTWCYDVEDGQKYCNPGFPIGCFVTSDGRAKDACVINSEFNKKNTFYVFNHVDIKITYHSGENEGWRGSRLVAATLEPRSIKQADENKPNCESGNPMEVPGEVKEDITIVYTYSVTFEENNTIKWASRWDYILVSMPHTNIQWFSIMNSLVIVLFLSGMVAMIMLRTLHKDIARYNQVDQEDAQEESGWKQVHGDVFRPPRKGMLLSVFLGQGTQIFIMTFITLFLACLGFLSPANRGALMTCAVVLWVLLGTPAGYVSARLYKTFGGEKWKTNVLLTALLCPGIVFADFFMMNLILWVEGSSAAIPFGTLVAILAMWFGISVPLTFIGAYFGFKKPAIEQPVRTNQIPRQIPEQSFFTKPIPGIVMGGILPFGCIFIQLFFILNSIWSHQMYYMFGFLFLVFIILLITCSEATILLCYFHLCAEDYHWWWRSFLTSGFTAVYLFIYAVHYFFSKLQIIGAASTILYFGYTMIMVLIFFLFTGTIGFFACFWFVNKIYSVVKVD, from the exons ATGAAGATGCGACAGCCAGTTGGATTGGTCTATTTTCTAGTCGTATATTTCAGTTCATGCTCGGCGTTTTATCTTCCGGGTTTGGCTCCCGTGAGTTTTTGTGACAAAGAGACAGAAGAATGCCAG ACGCAGATTGAGGTGTTTGTTAATCGCTTGGATTCAGTGGAGTCTGTTCTGCCTTACGAATATGATAT GTTTGACTTCTGCAAAGATGATCAGGAGAAGAGGCCATCGGAGAACCTGGGACAGGTGCTATTTGGTGAGCGAATTGAGTCTTCCCCTTACAAG atcaagtttaaagaaaatgcatgcCAGAAAGTTTGCACCAAGACGTACAAGGCAGGGAACAAAGATGATGCATCAAAATTGGATTTTCTCAAGATGGGAATGCAGCTGAATTACCAGCATCACTG gatTATCGACAACATGCCAGTGACATGGTGCTATGACGTTGAAGACGGTCAAAAGTATTGCAACCCTGGCTTCCCTATTGGCTGCTTTGTCACATCAGATGGTCGAGCAAAAGATGCCTGTGTAATTAAT TCTGAGttcaacaagaaaaacacattttatgtctTCAACCATGTGGACATAAAGATTACTTACCACAGCGGAGAAAATGAAGGTTGGCGAGGCTCTCGCTTGGTTGCTGCCACTCTTGAACCAAGGAG CATCAAACAagcagatgaaaacaaaccaaactgtgaATCAGGAAACCCAATGGAAGTGCCAGGGGAGGTTAAAGAGGATATAACCATCGTTTACACCTATTCTGTAACATTTGAG GAAAATAATACCATCAAATGGGCCTCTAGGTGGGACTACATCCTGGTCTCGATGCCTCATACCAACATCCAGTGGTTTAG CATCATGAATTCCCTGGTAATTGTGCTTTTCCTGTCTGGCATGGTTGCCATGATCATGCTGAGAACCCTTCATAAGGACATCGCCAGATACAATCAGGTGGATCAG GAAGACGCACAGGAGGAGTCAGGATGGAAGCAAGTGCATGGGGATGTTTTCCGTCCTCCCAGGAAGGGGATGCTGCTGTCTGTGTTCCTTGGACAGGGCACCCAGATCTTCATCATGACCTTCATCACACTCT TCCTGGCCTGTCTTGGATTCCTGTCTCCTGCCAACAGAGGGGCTCTGATGACGTGCGCTGTGGTTCTCTGGGTCCTGCTGGGAACACCTGCTGGCTACGTGTCTGCACGTCTTTACAAAA CTTTTGGAGGTGAAAAGTGGAAGACCAACGTGTTGCTGACAGCTCTCCTGTGCCCAGG gattgtatttgcaGACTTTTTCATGATGAACCTCATCCTTTGGGTGGAGGGATCCTCAGCTGCAATCCCCTTTGGTACTTTGGTGGCCATTTTGGCCATGTGGTTTGGAATCTCTGTTCCTCTCACCTTCATTGGTGCCTACTTTGGATTCAAGAAACCT GCAATTGAGCAACCAGTGCGGACAAATCAAATCCCCCGTCAAATTCCTGAGCAGTCCTTCTTCACTAAGCCCATCCCTGGGATCGTCATGGGTGGCATCCTTCCTTTTGGTTGCATCTTCATCCAGCTGTTCTTCATCCTCAACAGCATTTG GTCTCATCAGATGTACTACATGTTTGGGTTCCTGTTCCTGGTTTTCATTATTCTCCTGATCACCTGCTCTGAGGCCACAATTCTGCTGTGCTACTTCCACCTGTGTGCTGAG GACTACCATTGGTGGTGGCGTTCATTCCTGACCAGCGGCTTCACAGCAGTCTATCTCTTTATCTATGCTGTGCACTACTTCTTCTCAAAGCTGCAAATAATTGGCGCGGCAAGCACTATACTGTACTTTGGATACACTATGATTATGGTTctcatcttcttcctctttacAG GTACAATTGGCTTCTTCGCTTGCTTCTGGTTTGTAAATAAGATCTACAGTGTGGTGAAAGTGGACTAG
- the tm9sf5 gene encoding transmembrane 9 superfamily protein member 5 isoform X1: MKMRQPVGLVYFLVVYFSSCSAFYLPGLAPVSFCDKETEECQTQIEVFVNRLDSVESVLPYEYDMFDFCKDDQEKRPSENLGQVLFGERIESSPYKIKFKENACQKVCTKTYKAGNKDDASKLDFLKMGMQLNYQHHWIIDNMPVTWCYDVEDGQKYCNPGFPIGCFVTSDGRAKDACVINSEFNKKNTFYVFNHVDIKITYHSGENEGWRGSRLVAATLEPRSIKQADENKPNCESGNPMEVPGEVKEDITIVYTYSVTFEENNTIKWASRWDYILVSMPHTNIQWFSIMNSLVIVLFLSGMVAMIMLRTLHKDIARYNQVDQGDLIKLTPAKEKSSLPYEDAQEESGWKQVHGDVFRPPRKGMLLSVFLGQGTQIFIMTFITLFLACLGFLSPANRGALMTCAVVLWVLLGTPAGYVSARLYKTFGGEKWKTNVLLTALLCPGIVFADFFMMNLILWVEGSSAAIPFGTLVAILAMWFGISVPLTFIGAYFGFKKPAIEQPVRTNQIPRQIPEQSFFTKPIPGIVMGGILPFGCIFIQLFFILNSIWSHQMYYMFGFLFLVFIILLITCSEATILLCYFHLCAEDYHWWWRSFLTSGFTAVYLFIYAVHYFFSKLQIIGAASTILYFGYTMIMVLIFFLFTGTIGFFACFWFVNKIYSVVKVD; this comes from the exons ATGAAGATGCGACAGCCAGTTGGATTGGTCTATTTTCTAGTCGTATATTTCAGTTCATGCTCGGCGTTTTATCTTCCGGGTTTGGCTCCCGTGAGTTTTTGTGACAAAGAGACAGAAGAATGCCAG ACGCAGATTGAGGTGTTTGTTAATCGCTTGGATTCAGTGGAGTCTGTTCTGCCTTACGAATATGATAT GTTTGACTTCTGCAAAGATGATCAGGAGAAGAGGCCATCGGAGAACCTGGGACAGGTGCTATTTGGTGAGCGAATTGAGTCTTCCCCTTACAAG atcaagtttaaagaaaatgcatgcCAGAAAGTTTGCACCAAGACGTACAAGGCAGGGAACAAAGATGATGCATCAAAATTGGATTTTCTCAAGATGGGAATGCAGCTGAATTACCAGCATCACTG gatTATCGACAACATGCCAGTGACATGGTGCTATGACGTTGAAGACGGTCAAAAGTATTGCAACCCTGGCTTCCCTATTGGCTGCTTTGTCACATCAGATGGTCGAGCAAAAGATGCCTGTGTAATTAAT TCTGAGttcaacaagaaaaacacattttatgtctTCAACCATGTGGACATAAAGATTACTTACCACAGCGGAGAAAATGAAGGTTGGCGAGGCTCTCGCTTGGTTGCTGCCACTCTTGAACCAAGGAG CATCAAACAagcagatgaaaacaaaccaaactgtgaATCAGGAAACCCAATGGAAGTGCCAGGGGAGGTTAAAGAGGATATAACCATCGTTTACACCTATTCTGTAACATTTGAG GAAAATAATACCATCAAATGGGCCTCTAGGTGGGACTACATCCTGGTCTCGATGCCTCATACCAACATCCAGTGGTTTAG CATCATGAATTCCCTGGTAATTGTGCTTTTCCTGTCTGGCATGGTTGCCATGATCATGCTGAGAACCCTTCATAAGGACATCGCCAGATACAATCAGGTGGATCAG GGAGACTTGATAAAGCTTACACCGGCCAAGGAAAAATCTTCTCTACCCTAT GAAGACGCACAGGAGGAGTCAGGATGGAAGCAAGTGCATGGGGATGTTTTCCGTCCTCCCAGGAAGGGGATGCTGCTGTCTGTGTTCCTTGGACAGGGCACCCAGATCTTCATCATGACCTTCATCACACTCT TCCTGGCCTGTCTTGGATTCCTGTCTCCTGCCAACAGAGGGGCTCTGATGACGTGCGCTGTGGTTCTCTGGGTCCTGCTGGGAACACCTGCTGGCTACGTGTCTGCACGTCTTTACAAAA CTTTTGGAGGTGAAAAGTGGAAGACCAACGTGTTGCTGACAGCTCTCCTGTGCCCAGG gattgtatttgcaGACTTTTTCATGATGAACCTCATCCTTTGGGTGGAGGGATCCTCAGCTGCAATCCCCTTTGGTACTTTGGTGGCCATTTTGGCCATGTGGTTTGGAATCTCTGTTCCTCTCACCTTCATTGGTGCCTACTTTGGATTCAAGAAACCT GCAATTGAGCAACCAGTGCGGACAAATCAAATCCCCCGTCAAATTCCTGAGCAGTCCTTCTTCACTAAGCCCATCCCTGGGATCGTCATGGGTGGCATCCTTCCTTTTGGTTGCATCTTCATCCAGCTGTTCTTCATCCTCAACAGCATTTG GTCTCATCAGATGTACTACATGTTTGGGTTCCTGTTCCTGGTTTTCATTATTCTCCTGATCACCTGCTCTGAGGCCACAATTCTGCTGTGCTACTTCCACCTGTGTGCTGAG GACTACCATTGGTGGTGGCGTTCATTCCTGACCAGCGGCTTCACAGCAGTCTATCTCTTTATCTATGCTGTGCACTACTTCTTCTCAAAGCTGCAAATAATTGGCGCGGCAAGCACTATACTGTACTTTGGATACACTATGATTATGGTTctcatcttcttcctctttacAG GTACAATTGGCTTCTTCGCTTGCTTCTGGTTTGTAAATAAGATCTACAGTGTGGTGAAAGTGGACTAG
- the rbmx gene encoding RNA-binding motif protein, X chromosome isoform X1, which translates to MAEADRPGKLFIGGLNTETTDKALEQYFSKYGRIVEVLLMKDRETNKSRGFAFVTFESPADAKDAAREMNGKSLDGKPIKVEQATKPQFESSGRRGPPMHSRSRGPPRGPRGSRGGIRGPPSRDYYDSEDGDGYYSRMSSRGPPMKRGPPVRNGGPPPKRSALSGPMSRPPMSRDRDPYGPPPRRDSMSRRDDYPSPRDDHYNPKDGYSSRDYSSRDRDYGPPPRDYSYREYSSSGSRDDYGSMSRGYSDRDGYGGGREPRGYMDRPSGGSYRDSYDGYGNSRSAPPSRGPPPSYGGSGGSSRYDDYGSSSRDGYGSRDSYPSSRSDPYPPSRGERMGRQERGPAPPGERGYPPRDSYGSSRGGPRGGRGGGRPDRGMARSRY; encoded by the exons atgGCCGAAGCAGACCGACCGGGGAAGCTCTTCATCGGTGGACTCAACACGGAGACCACCGACAAGGCCTTGGAGCAGTACTTCAGCAAATATGGCAGGATCGTCGAAG tacTTCTGATGAAGGACCGTGAAACAAACAAATCGAGGGGCTTTGCTTTTGTAACCTTTGAAAGTCCGGCTGATGCAAAAGATGCTGCCCGGGAAATGAATGGAAAG tctTTGGATGGGAAGCCTATTAAAGTGGAGCAAGCTACAAAGCCTCAGTTTGAGAGTTCTGGCAGACGTGGGCCGCCTATGCATTCTCGAAGCCGGGGTCCTCCCAGAGGGCCCCGCGGGTCAAGGGGAGGAATTAGGGGCCCGCCATCCAGAG ACTACTATGATTCAGAAGATGGAGATGGCTACTATAGTCGGATGTCATCCAGAGGTCCCCCAATGAAACGAGGTCCACCAGTTCGCAATGGGGGTCCTCCACCCAAGAGGTCGGCCCTATCTGGTCCCATGAGCAGGC CTCCCATGTCCAGAGACAGGGATCCCTATGGTCCTCCACCCCGCAGAGACTCCATGTCCAGGAGAGATGATTATCCATCCCCAAGAGATGACCATTACAACCCTAAAGACGG ATACTCCAGCCGGGATTACAGCTCAAGAGACCGGGACTATGGACCCCCTCCCAGAGATTACTCCTACAGAGAATATTCTAGTTCTGGCTCCAGAGATGACTATGGCTCAATGTCAAGAGGATACAG CGACCGTGATGGTTATGGAGGTGGCAGAGAGCCGAGAGGCTACATGGATCGTCCCAGTGGTGGCTCCTACCGAGATTCCTATGATGGTTACG GTAACTCTCGCAGCGCCCCACCCTCACGGGGCCCCCCACCATCCTATGGTGGAAGCGGTGGAAGCAGTCGTTACGATGACTATGGCAGCAGCTCCAGGGACGGCTATGGCAGTCGTGACAGTTACCCCAGCAGCCGGAGTGACCCGTACCCTCCGAGCCGTGGAGAGAGAATGGGTAGGCAGGAAAGGGGCCCGGCCCCCCCTGGCGAGAGAGGCTACCCTCCTCGTGACTCGTATGGCTCAAGTCGTGGAGGGCCTCGCGGTGGCCGTGGTGGCGGTCGGCCTGATAGAGGAATGGCTCGCAGCAGATACTAA
- the rbmx gene encoding RNA-binding motif protein, X chromosome isoform X2, whose product MAEADRPGKLFIGGLNTETTDKALEQYFSKYGRIVEVLLMKDRETNKSRGFAFVTFESPADAKDAAREMNGKSLDGKPIKVEQATKPQFESSGRRGPPMHSRSRGPPRGPRGSRGGIRGPPSRDYYDSEDGDGYYSRMSSRGPPMKRGPPVRNGGPPPKRSALSGPMSRPPMSRDRDPYGPPPRRDSMSRRDDYPSPRDDHYNPKDGYSSRDYSSRDRDYGPPPRDYSYREYSSSGSRDDYGSMSRGYSDRDGYGGGREPRGYMDRPSGGSYRDSYDGYG is encoded by the exons atgGCCGAAGCAGACCGACCGGGGAAGCTCTTCATCGGTGGACTCAACACGGAGACCACCGACAAGGCCTTGGAGCAGTACTTCAGCAAATATGGCAGGATCGTCGAAG tacTTCTGATGAAGGACCGTGAAACAAACAAATCGAGGGGCTTTGCTTTTGTAACCTTTGAAAGTCCGGCTGATGCAAAAGATGCTGCCCGGGAAATGAATGGAAAG tctTTGGATGGGAAGCCTATTAAAGTGGAGCAAGCTACAAAGCCTCAGTTTGAGAGTTCTGGCAGACGTGGGCCGCCTATGCATTCTCGAAGCCGGGGTCCTCCCAGAGGGCCCCGCGGGTCAAGGGGAGGAATTAGGGGCCCGCCATCCAGAG ACTACTATGATTCAGAAGATGGAGATGGCTACTATAGTCGGATGTCATCCAGAGGTCCCCCAATGAAACGAGGTCCACCAGTTCGCAATGGGGGTCCTCCACCCAAGAGGTCGGCCCTATCTGGTCCCATGAGCAGGC CTCCCATGTCCAGAGACAGGGATCCCTATGGTCCTCCACCCCGCAGAGACTCCATGTCCAGGAGAGATGATTATCCATCCCCAAGAGATGACCATTACAACCCTAAAGACGG ATACTCCAGCCGGGATTACAGCTCAAGAGACCGGGACTATGGACCCCCTCCCAGAGATTACTCCTACAGAGAATATTCTAGTTCTGGCTCCAGAGATGACTATGGCTCAATGTCAAGAGGATACAG CGACCGTGATGGTTATGGAGGTGGCAGAGAGCCGAGAGGCTACATGGATCGTCCCAGTGGTGGCTCCTACCGAGATTCCTATGATGGTTACG GATGA